A single window of Brassica napus cultivar Da-Ae unplaced genomic scaffold, Da-Ae ScsIHWf_1312;HRSCAF=1874, whole genome shotgun sequence DNA harbors:
- the LOC125575033 gene encoding probable polyol transporter 3, whose translation MGILNLCALVGSLTAGKTSDVIGRRYTIALSSVIFLVGSVVMGYGPNYAVLMVGRCIAGVGVGFALMIAPVYSAEIASASHRGFLTSLPELCISLGILLGYVSNYCFGKLALKLGWRLMLGLAAIPSMILAFGILKMPESPRWLVMQGRLEEAKKIMVLISNTEEEAEERFRDILAAAEIEEDGAVKAVGRGVWRELVINPTPAVRLILIAALGIHFFEHATGIEAVVLYSPKIFEKAGVTSKDKLLLATVGVGLTKAVLIVIATFLLDKVGRRKLLLTSTGGMVFASTSLAIGLTMVHRFGRLVWALRLSIVSAYTFVAFFSIGLGPITWVYSSEIFPLRLRAQGASIGVAVNRIMNATVYEFSDNYEDDHDGRCVLHVRWNRGCSVVVLLLYVAGDERSAIGRD comes from the coding sequence ATGGGCATCCTGAATCTCTGTGCTCTCGTTGGATCTTTAACGGCGGGAAAAACATCTGACGTCATCGGTCGGCGTTACACCATTGCTCTCTCCTCCGTGATATTCTTAGTTGGATCGGTTGTTATGGGTTACGGTCCAAACTACGCCGTTTTAATGGTAGGAAGATGTATAGCTGGAGTGGGTGTAGGGTTTGCTCTAATGATAGCTCCGGTCTACTCAGCCGAGATAGCCTCTGCTTCACACAGAGGCTTTCTCACTTCGCTCCCTGAGCTTTGTATTAGTCTAGGGATCTTACTAGGCTATGTCTCGAACTACTGCTTCGGAAAACTGGCGTTGAAACTCGGCTGGAGATTGATGCTTGGACTCGCAGCGATTCCTTCAATGATATTAGCGTTTGGGATTTTGAAAATGCCTGAATCTCCGAGGTGGCTTGTGATGCAAGGTAGGTTAGAAGAGGCCAAGAAAATCATGGTTTTGATATCCAAcaccgaagaagaagctgaagaacgCTTCAGGGACATTTTAGCCGCTGCAGAGATAGAGGAAGATGGAGCGGTTAAAGCGGTTGGCCGCGGTGTATGGAGAGAGCTGGTGATAAACCCTACACCCGCGGTGCGTTTGATCTTGATCGCGGCTCTGGGGATACATTTTTTCGAGCACGCGACTGGGATCGAAGCCGTCGTTTTGTACAGCCCAAAGATCTTCGAGAAAGCTGGAGTGACTTCAAAAGACAAGCTCTTACTAGCCACGGTCGGTGTAGGTTTAACCAAGGCTGTTTTAATAGTAATAGCGACTTTCTTGCTGGACAAGGTAGGTCGGAGAAAGCTTCTGCTGACGAGTACAGGCGGTATGGTTTTTGCGTCGACCAGTTTAGCGATTGGTCTCACGATGGTTCACCGTTTCGGGCGGTTAGTGTGGGCCTTGAGGTTGAGCATCGTCTCTGCGTACACGTTTGTAGCGTTTTTCTCGATCGGGCTTGGGCCTATAACGTGGGTGTACAGCTCTGAGATATTCCCGTTGAGACTTAGGGCTCAGGGAGCGAGCATAGGCGTTGCGGTTAATAGGATCATGAACGCAACGGTCTATGAGTTTTCTGACAATTATGAAGACGATCACGATGGGCGGTGTGTTCTTCATGTTCGCTGGAATCGCGGTTGTAGCGtggtggttcttcttctttatgttgCCGGAGACGAAAGGAGTGCCATTGGAAGAGATTGA
- the LOC106355065 gene encoding glutathione S-transferase T3-like: MDPFNFNSPGLVNLLVSQSSQTIDLGCSEVPKPASKRKWTTKEDVVLISAWLNTIKDPIVSNEQKAGTFWKRIEEYVNASPLLIGSIPREWSQCKQRWGRVNEQVCKFVGSHEAALKEQASGQNENDVMKAAHDIFFNDYLVKFSMEHCWRELRFDQKWRSHSFSKDGAKEKRKEPAEEVPADQDVRPPGVKASKAAKRKKHTNEAAFDQIESILAAKNTISKQKILDRLLAKTEATLSPQEVSLKNKLISEML; encoded by the coding sequence atGGATCCTTTTAACTTTAACTCTCCCGGGTTGGTTAACCTACTAGTCTCTCAGAGCAGTCAAACAATAGACTTAGGGTGTTCTGAGGTTCCTAAACCGGCGTCAAAGCGAAAGTGGACAACCAAAGAAGACGTTGTCTTGATcagtgcttggttgaacacCATCAAGGATCCAATCGTGAGTAACGAGCAGAAGGCAGGCACGTTTTGGAAGCGCATAGAGGAGTATGTCAATGCTAGTCCTCTGCTCATTGGCTCCATTCCTAGGGAGTGGAGTcaatgtaagcagaggtggggaaggGTTAATGAGCAGGTCTGCAAGTTTGTTGGAAGCCATGAAGCCGCGCTGAAGGAGCAAGCGAGTGggcaaaatgagaatgatgtcaTGAAGGCTGCCCATGACATCTTCTTTAACGACTATCTTGTCAAGTTCAGTATGGAACATTGTTGGAGGGAGCTTAGGTTTGATCAAAAATGGAGATCACACTCATTCTCGAAAGATGGTGCaaaggagaaaaggaaggaaCCGGCGGAGGAGGTTCCTGCGGACCAAGATGTTAGGCCTCCTGGCGTTAAGGCTAGCAAAGCAGCCAAACGCAAGAAGCACACGAATGAAGCAGCTTTTGATCAGATAGAGAGCATATTAGCTGCGAAAAATACTATATCCAAACAGAAAATCCTTGATCGCTTGCTAGCAAAAACTGAAGCTACACTTTCTCCACAAGAAGTGTCTCTTAAAAATAAACTCATTTCTGAAATGCTTTGA